The following proteins come from a genomic window of Chryseobacterium glaciei:
- the traK gene encoding conjugative transposon protein TraK: MEFKTLRNIENSFRQIRLYALIFAVLCIAVVGYAIWHSYRFAEAQRQKIYVLDNGKSLMLALSQDAAINRPVEAREHVRRFHELFFTLAPDKNAIESNMKRAFNMADKSAFNYYKDLSEKGYYNRIISGNIQQRIEVDSVQCNFDTYPYAVKTFARQYIIRSSNLTERSLVTSCYLLNSVRSDTNPQGFNIEKFSVIENKDLRVTER; the protein is encoded by the coding sequence ATGGAATTTAAAACCCTCAGAAATATAGAGAACAGTTTCAGGCAGATCAGGTTGTATGCCTTAATATTTGCCGTACTGTGTATTGCAGTGGTGGGTTATGCCATCTGGCACTCCTACCGCTTCGCAGAAGCACAAAGACAAAAGATCTACGTGCTTGATAATGGTAAATCACTCATGTTGGCACTCTCTCAGGATGCTGCCATCAACCGTCCTGTAGAAGCGCGTGAGCATGTCCGCCGTTTTCATGAATTGTTTTTTACCCTGGCGCCTGACAAAAATGCGATCGAAAGCAACATGAAAAGAGCATTTAATATGGCTGATAAGAGTGCCTTCAATTATTACAAAGACCTGTCAGAAAAAGGGTATTACAACCGGATCATTTCTGGTAATATTCAGCAACGCATTGAAGTGGACAGTGTACAGTGCAACTTTGACACGTATCCGTATGCTGTTAAAACATTTGCGAGGCAATACATCATCCGTTCCAGTAATCTAACCGAACGGAGCCTGGTCACTTCGTGCTATCTCCTGAATTCCGTCCGTTCAGACACGAACCCACAAGGATTTAACATTGAAAAATTCAGTGTAATCGAGAATAAGGACTTGAGAGTCACAGAACGCTAA
- the traJ gene encoding conjugative transposon protein TraJ, with protein sequence MDFENLHEILRSLYDEMLPLSATMAAVAKGVAGLGALFYVALKVWQALSRAEPIDVFPLLRPFALGICIMFFPTIVLGTINGVLSPVVTGTHEMLENQVLDLNKLQAQKDQLEREAMLRNPEQAYLISDEEFDKKLDELGWSPSDLGTMAGMYMERQSYELEQTIKNWFRDLLEILFQAAALVIDTIRTFFLIVLSILGPIAFAISVWDGFQSTLNQWISRYVSVYLWLPVADIFSAMLAKLQSLMLEKDIQSLSDPNFIPDGSSTIYTIFMIIGIVGYFTVPTVTGWVIQAGGAGNFMRNVTQTAQKAGNVAGAGAGAAAGNVGGQLLK encoded by the coding sequence ATGGACTTTGAAAATCTTCATGAAATTTTGCGCTCGTTATACGACGAGATGCTTCCACTGTCCGCCACCATGGCGGCAGTGGCCAAAGGTGTTGCGGGCCTGGGTGCCTTGTTCTATGTTGCATTGAAGGTTTGGCAGGCATTGAGCCGGGCTGAACCTATCGATGTGTTTCCCCTCCTACGACCATTTGCCTTGGGGATCTGTATCATGTTTTTTCCAACGATCGTGCTGGGAACCATCAATGGGGTACTGAGCCCTGTAGTAACAGGAACTCACGAAATGTTGGAAAACCAGGTATTGGATCTTAATAAACTCCAGGCCCAAAAAGACCAATTGGAACGGGAAGCCATGCTCCGAAATCCTGAGCAGGCTTATTTGATCTCCGATGAGGAGTTTGATAAAAAGCTCGATGAGCTGGGATGGTCTCCCTCAGATCTGGGAACAATGGCGGGAATGTATATGGAAAGACAGAGCTATGAATTGGAGCAGACCATAAAAAACTGGTTCAGAGATTTGCTGGAGATTCTGTTTCAGGCAGCAGCTTTGGTTATTGATACCATTCGAACCTTCTTTCTGATTGTGCTGTCTATCCTCGGCCCCATTGCCTTCGCCATCTCGGTTTGGGATGGTTTCCAGTCCACATTAAACCAATGGATATCAAGATATGTCAGTGTGTATTTATGGCTTCCCGTTGCGGATATTTTTAGTGCCATGCTTGCGAAGCTACAATCTTTGATGCTGGAAAAAGATATCCAAAGTCTGTCAGATCCCAATTTCATTCCTGACGGCTCAAGTACCATCTACACCATATTTATGATTATTGGAATTGTGGGATACTTCACGGTACCAACGGTAACGGGCTGGGTGATTCAGGCGGGTGGTGCTGGTAATTTCATGCGTAATGTAACCCAGACGGCACAAAAAGCAGGTAATGTTGCTGGCGCAGGGGCCGGAGCTGCAGCGGGTAATGTCGGAGGCCAACTTCTTAAATAA
- a CDS encoding DUF4141 domain-containing protein, which yields MKKFMVLVSTALLLGFSPAKAQFVVTDPTNLASGILNSANEIVQTSNTVSNVVKNFNEVKKVYEQGKEYYDKLKAVNNLVKDARKVQQTVLMVGNISEMYVESFGKMMNDPNFSPQELTAIAFGYSKLLNESGGLLSDLKQIVNSSSLSMNDKERMEIIDRVYKEVSEYHKLVRYYTNKNISVSYLRAKKKNDGQRVLQLYGTANQKYW from the coding sequence ATGAAAAAATTCATGGTATTGGTGAGTACAGCCCTTCTATTGGGCTTCTCACCGGCAAAAGCACAATTTGTGGTCACTGATCCGACCAATCTGGCATCAGGTATTCTGAACTCTGCCAATGAAATTGTACAGACTTCCAATACAGTGTCTAATGTGGTCAAAAATTTCAATGAAGTGAAAAAAGTGTATGAGCAGGGGAAAGAATATTATGACAAGCTTAAAGCGGTCAATAATCTGGTAAAGGATGCCCGAAAAGTGCAGCAAACGGTACTAATGGTCGGTAATATTTCAGAAATGTATGTGGAGAGCTTTGGCAAAATGATGAATGATCCCAACTTTTCTCCACAGGAATTAACAGCGATTGCCTTCGGCTATTCCAAATTATTAAATGAAAGTGGAGGGTTACTAAGTGATTTAAAACAGATCGTTAATTCTTCATCCCTTTCGATGAATGATAAAGAGCGCATGGAAATTATTGACAGGGTGTATAAAGAGGTAAGTGAGTACCATAAACTGGTGCGCTACTATACGAACAAAAATATTTCTGTCAGCTATCTGAGAGCGAAAAAGAAAAATGACGGACAGCGTGTACTGCAATTATATGGTACTGCTAATCAAAAATATTGGTAG
- a CDS encoding TraG family conjugative transposon ATPase gives MRNISKTSTLESKFPLLAVEDHCIISKEADITACFQVHLPELFTVAASEYEAIHSAWHKAVKTLPDYTVIHKQDWYIRENYSPDITKEGLSFLAKSYQQHFNERPFLNHYCYVFITKTSKERMRMQSNFSSLCKGVLVPKEIRDKEAVSRFMESVSQFERIVNDSGLVKLERLSEDDIVGAEDKQGLLEQYFTLSRQAGTPMQDIAMGAEEMRIGNNRLCLHTLSDTDDLPGTVSTDLRYEKLSTDRSDCRLSFAAPVGLLLNCNHIYNQYLFLDNSEDNLRKFEKSARNMHSLGRYSRSNQINKEWIERYLNEAHSYGLSSIRAHFNVMAWSDDPVELKMLKNDTGSALALMECKPRHNTTDVATLYWAGIPGNAGDFPSEESFYTFIEPALCFFTEETNYQNSLSPFGIKMADRLTGKPIHLDISDLPMKKGIITNRNKFILGPSGSGKSFFTNHMVRQYYEQGAHVLLVDTGNSYQGLCELIKGKTKGEDGVYFTYTEDNPIAFNPFYTDDGVFDIEKRESIKTLVLTLWKRDDEPPTRAEEVALSNAVSGYIEKIKKENEHPSFNGFYEYVKGDYRKVLEEKQVREKDFDIANFLNVLEPYYKGGEYDYLLNSDKQLDLLTKRFIVFEIDAIKDHKILFPIVTIIIMEVFINKMRRLKGIRKLILIEEAWKAIAKEGMAEYLKYLFKTVRKFFGEAIVVTQEVDDIIHSPIVRESIINNSDCKILLDQRKYMNKFDDIQAMLGLTDKEKAQVLSINMNNDSSRFYKEVWIGLGGTHSAVYATEVSAQEYLAYTTEETEKLEVMQLAQELGGNVELAIKRIAANKKENQ, from the coding sequence ATGAGAAACATAAGCAAGACCAGTACGCTGGAAAGTAAGTTTCCACTCCTGGCAGTAGAAGATCACTGCATCATTTCGAAGGAAGCGGATATTACGGCCTGCTTCCAGGTACATTTACCTGAGCTTTTCACGGTGGCTGCATCTGAATACGAAGCCATTCATTCTGCCTGGCATAAGGCGGTAAAAACACTTCCTGATTATACCGTAATCCACAAACAGGATTGGTATATCAGGGAAAACTATTCACCTGATATTACAAAGGAAGGACTAAGCTTTTTAGCGAAATCTTACCAGCAGCATTTCAATGAGCGTCCTTTTTTGAACCATTACTGCTATGTGTTTATTACCAAAACCTCGAAAGAAAGGATGAGGATGCAGAGTAATTTTTCATCCCTCTGCAAAGGAGTTTTGGTTCCAAAGGAGATCAGGGATAAGGAAGCGGTTTCGAGGTTTATGGAATCGGTTAGCCAGTTTGAAAGGATCGTGAATGATTCAGGATTGGTGAAGCTCGAACGTTTGAGTGAAGATGACATTGTTGGAGCTGAGGATAAACAGGGACTACTGGAACAGTACTTTACCTTGTCAAGACAGGCGGGAACTCCAATGCAGGATATCGCCATGGGTGCCGAAGAAATGCGGATCGGCAACAACAGGCTGTGTCTGCACACGTTGTCTGATACCGACGATCTTCCGGGAACTGTTTCTACGGATCTCCGGTATGAAAAATTATCGACTGACCGAAGTGACTGCCGATTATCGTTCGCCGCTCCCGTGGGACTGCTGTTAAACTGTAATCACATCTACAACCAGTATTTATTCCTGGATAACAGCGAAGATAACTTACGAAAATTTGAAAAGTCTGCAAGGAATATGCATTCTCTTGGAAGATACAGCCGAAGCAATCAGATCAATAAAGAATGGATCGAACGGTATTTGAATGAGGCTCATTCTTACGGACTTTCTTCTATCCGAGCCCACTTCAATGTAATGGCGTGGTCTGATGATCCTGTGGAACTGAAAATGTTGAAGAATGATACGGGCAGTGCACTGGCGCTCATGGAGTGTAAACCCCGTCATAATACGACAGATGTTGCCACATTATATTGGGCAGGGATACCAGGCAATGCAGGAGATTTTCCGAGTGAAGAAAGTTTTTATACGTTCATTGAACCGGCCTTATGCTTCTTTACTGAAGAGACCAATTACCAAAATTCGCTGTCGCCGTTTGGAATTAAGATGGCAGACCGATTGACCGGAAAACCCATCCATCTGGATATTTCTGATCTCCCTATGAAAAAGGGAATCATTACCAACCGGAACAAGTTTATCCTAGGCCCCTCAGGTAGTGGAAAGTCATTTTTCACCAATCATATGGTGAGGCAGTATTATGAGCAGGGTGCCCATGTACTGCTTGTTGATACCGGAAATTCCTATCAGGGATTGTGTGAACTGATCAAAGGAAAAACGAAAGGGGAGGATGGCGTATACTTTACGTATACCGAAGATAATCCCATTGCCTTTAATCCTTTCTATACCGATGACGGGGTATTCGATATTGAGAAAAGGGAAAGTATTAAAACTTTGGTACTCACGCTATGGAAACGCGATGATGAACCGCCAACCAGAGCCGAGGAAGTAGCCCTTTCTAATGCTGTAAGCGGTTACATAGAAAAGATCAAAAAGGAAAATGAACATCCATCATTTAACGGATTCTATGAATATGTAAAAGGTGACTACCGTAAGGTCCTTGAAGAAAAACAGGTTCGGGAAAAAGATTTTGATATTGCCAATTTTCTTAATGTACTGGAACCTTACTACAAAGGCGGTGAATATGATTATCTGCTCAATTCTGATAAACAGCTGGATCTATTGACCAAGCGCTTTATTGTCTTTGAAATTGACGCTATCAAGGATCATAAAATCCTTTTTCCCATCGTCACCATCATTATTATGGAGGTCTTTATCAACAAGATGCGAAGACTCAAAGGTATCAGAAAACTCATATTAATTGAAGAAGCCTGGAAAGCGATTGCCAAGGAAGGTATGGCAGAATACTTGAAATATTTGTTTAAAACCGTTAGGAAATTCTTTGGAGAGGCTATCGTGGTCACTCAGGAGGTTGATGATATTATTCATTCACCAATTGTCAGAGAAAGTATTATCAACAATTCCGACTGCAAGATCCTGCTAGATCAGCGCAAGTACATGAACAAGTTCGATGATATACAGGCGATGCTGGGGCTGACCGATAAAGAAAAAGCGCAGGTATTATCCATTAATATGAATAACGATTCTTCCAGATTTTATAAAGAAGTATGGATCGGACTGGGGGGAACCCATTCTGCGGTATACGCTACAGAAGTTTCTGCACAGGAGTATTTGGCATACACCACCGAAGAAACCGAAAAGCTCGAAGTCATGCAGCTCGCCCAGGAGCTGGGCGGTAATGTTGAGCTGGCAATCAAAAGGATTGCTGCCAACAAAAAAGAGAACCAATAA
- a CDS encoding DUF4133 domain-containing protein yields MNNYNINKGIGRSVEFKGLKAQYLFIFAGGLLGILILTMILYMAGVNSYVCLFIGATGASLIIWQTFSLNKKYGEHGLMKVGAVKSHPRYIICRKPIYRYLKSTPKKPAV; encoded by the coding sequence ATGAATAATTACAATATCAACAAAGGCATTGGGCGCAGTGTGGAATTTAAGGGTCTTAAAGCGCAGTACCTGTTCATTTTTGCAGGCGGGCTGTTAGGCATCCTTATTCTCACAATGATTCTTTACATGGCAGGGGTTAATTCCTACGTCTGCCTGTTTATTGGTGCTACTGGAGCTTCACTGATCATCTGGCAGACCTTTTCGCTGAACAAAAAGTACGGTGAGCATGGCTTAATGAAAGTAGGCGCTGTAAAAAGCCATCCAAGATATATTATCTGCCGTAAGCCTATCTACCGTTATCTGAAATCGACTCCTAAAAAGCCAGCCGTATGA
- a CDS encoding DUF4134 domain-containing protein — translation MEKQRKKLLLTGMVLLSISGVLAQGNGSAGINEATQMVTSYFDPATKLIYAIGAVVGLIGGVKVYNKFSSGDPDTSKTAASWFGACIFLIVAATILRSFFL, via the coding sequence ATGGAAAAACAAAGAAAAAAACTGCTGTTGACGGGTATGGTATTGCTTTCAATTTCAGGGGTCCTTGCTCAGGGTAACGGAAGTGCCGGAATCAACGAAGCAACCCAGATGGTAACCTCCTATTTTGATCCTGCAACCAAGCTGATCTATGCCATTGGTGCGGTAGTAGGACTGATCGGTGGGGTAAAGGTGTACAACAAATTCAGCAGCGGTGATCCCGATACAAGCAAAACAGCTGCGAGCTGGTTTGGTGCCTGTATATTTCTAATCGTGGCGGCTACCATCCTGCGTTCATTCTTCCTGTAA
- a CDS encoding DUF6922 domain-containing protein: MMKESKKNIPNLHPKFFWDFRFDEIEWEAYKMVIGRIVERGGQEEIEEIIRFYGREKVVTAIRDEIYFLPNYAIDRALKFFPELKKEEMYCYLNRKDKPYHWI; the protein is encoded by the coding sequence ATGATGAAAGAATCCAAGAAAAACATACCCAACCTGCATCCAAAATTCTTTTGGGATTTCAGATTTGATGAGATCGAATGGGAAGCTTATAAAATGGTAATCGGTCGCATCGTTGAGCGTGGAGGTCAGGAAGAAATTGAAGAAATCATTCGTTTTTATGGTCGCGAAAAAGTAGTTACGGCAATCCGTGATGAAATTTATTTCCTACCCAACTATGCAATTGATCGTGCATTAAAATTCTTTCCCGAGCTCAAGAAGGAAGAGATGTACTGTTATCTCAATAGAAAAGACAAACCTTATCACTGGATTTAA
- a CDS encoding DUF6922 domain-containing protein produces MNKRFRNSGSRRNSRRAEIKAKIIAYIINFRVQQKSKCYVIKPISKNKRMPKIDRVFFWDYDIEAMDFDRAYRSIIGRIVERGGQEEIDEIIRFYGYEKVVRTIKNEIHFLPNYGIDRALKFFPELKKEEMYCYLNRKDKPYHWI; encoded by the coding sequence ATGAATAAACGTTTTCGCAATTCCGGCAGTAGAAGAAACAGCCGCCGCGCAGAAATAAAAGCAAAAATTATTGCCTACATCATTAATTTCAGGGTTCAACAAAAAAGTAAATGTTATGTTATTAAACCCATCTCAAAAAATAAAAGAATGCCAAAAATAGATCGTGTTTTTTTTTGGGACTACGATATAGAGGCGATGGATTTTGACAGAGCTTACAGATCAATCATCGGCCGCATCGTAGAGCGCGGAGGACAGGAAGAAATTGACGAAATCATTCGTTTCTATGGGTATGAAAAGGTAGTCCGTACCATTAAAAATGAAATCCATTTCCTCCCTAATTATGGTATTGATCGTGCATTAAAATTTTTTCCGGAGCTAAAGAAGGAAGAGATGTACTGCTACCTCAATAGGAAAGACAAACCTTATCACTGGATTTAG
- a CDS encoding conjugal transfer protein TraD has translation METLIVICLLVVIFLLLEDKFVIKKRPVTKESQNKTAIILPEIMGLPKPATRLSTPKNAPESQNNQQETKSNNLASEIKEEDFDIEIPQEEPEEVFGHMPDFEDEEKEWGKYRVSDGEDGFATGVTFEELSTVGMLLSQETPEPSLEKQAVDIVRKIQGTELFSLLESSMEGASRRIAALLDRSLSAETVAGSSTMRNGNLDGFDIEDFV, from the coding sequence ATGGAAACACTTATTGTAATATGCCTGCTCGTGGTCATCTTTTTACTGCTGGAGGATAAATTTGTGATCAAAAAAAGACCGGTTACGAAAGAAAGCCAGAATAAAACGGCGATCATTTTACCGGAAATTATGGGTTTGCCGAAGCCCGCAACGAGACTTTCGACGCCAAAGAATGCCCCTGAAAGCCAAAATAATCAACAAGAGACTAAATCAAATAATTTAGCCAGTGAAATCAAAGAAGAAGATTTCGATATAGAAATTCCGCAGGAAGAACCGGAAGAAGTTTTTGGTCACATGCCTGATTTTGAAGATGAGGAAAAAGAGTGGGGCAAGTATAGGGTTTCCGATGGTGAAGACGGTTTCGCCACAGGGGTCACCTTTGAAGAACTAAGTACCGTGGGGATGTTGCTGAGCCAAGAAACGCCCGAGCCATCTTTAGAGAAACAAGCGGTAGACATTGTTCGTAAAATACAGGGAACTGAACTCTTCAGCCTATTGGAAAGCTCTATGGAAGGAGCTTCGAGAAGAATAGCAGCGCTATTGGACCGAAGCCTTTCCGCCGAAACAGTTGCCGGTTCTTCCACTATGCGGAATGGAAATCTGGACGGATTTGATATTGAGGATTTTGTCTAA
- a CDS encoding DUF3408 domain-containing protein: MDSNEIKKSFEKPIVDEASIMEIMSGKEPASDNQATKQDVETKESKSRERRKENIQKKISYEEVFLTNRYPSGRNGKVVYIRPEYHERLLRIVQLTREDKTTLYSYIDNIFEYHFQEFGVDITDFFNERNKPIL, encoded by the coding sequence ATGGATTCTAATGAAATTAAAAAGAGTTTTGAAAAGCCAATAGTTGATGAGGCTTCAATCATGGAGATCATGAGTGGTAAAGAGCCGGCTTCCGACAATCAAGCTACTAAACAGGATGTTGAAACTAAAGAAAGTAAATCTCGGGAGAGAAGGAAAGAAAACATTCAAAAGAAGATCAGCTATGAAGAGGTATTTCTTACCAACCGTTACCCATCGGGGCGCAATGGTAAAGTGGTATACATACGGCCTGAATATCATGAACGGCTTCTTCGTATTGTTCAATTAACCAGGGAAGATAAGACGACACTTTATTCCTATATCGATAATATTTTTGAATATCATTTCCAAGAATTCGGAGTCGATATTACCGACTTTTTTAATGAAAGAAATAAACCTATCCTATGA
- the mobA gene encoding conjugal transfer protein MobA, translating into MEENNDHKNKKGGRNPKKNPAIFRYSISLNSDENARFLALFQQSGMKVMAHFITACLFQKTIKTIKIDSSAMDYHLRLTNFYAQFRSVGVNYNQVVKIMYRNFSEKKASAYLFKLEKQTIEMAKLIQEIIRLTQEFEEKHLNKE; encoded by the coding sequence ATGGAAGAAAATAATGATCATAAGAATAAGAAAGGAGGCCGCAATCCTAAAAAGAACCCGGCCATATTTCGGTATTCGATTAGCCTTAATTCAGATGAAAACGCGCGTTTTCTAGCTCTTTTTCAGCAGTCCGGAATGAAGGTAATGGCACATTTTATCACCGCGTGCCTGTTTCAGAAAACAATTAAAACCATAAAGATTGACAGTTCTGCTATGGATTATCATCTACGGCTAACCAATTTTTATGCACAGTTCAGGTCGGTTGGCGTCAATTATAATCAGGTTGTAAAGATTATGTACCGTAATTTTTCAGAAAAAAAAGCCTCTGCGTATCTCTTTAAACTTGAAAAACAAACGATTGAAATGGCAAAATTAATTCAGGAAATCATCCGTCTTACTCAGGAATTTGAAGAAAAACATCTTAATAAAGAATGA